From the Chryseobacterium sp. G0201 genome, the window ATCAATTGCCAACCTGATCAAAGAGAACAAGGCAAAATTGAAGTACAATTCTTATGTCTTTTTAATCGACGAAAAACAACTGAAAGAATCACAAAACCAACAAAAAAAATAAATCAATGAGAACTTTATTATACACCCTTTTAATTTTCGCAGCTCAATTTTTCACAGCTCAAACAGCAACCAAGGAACAGATTATTTCCGACTTACCGGAAATTGAAATTACCGAAGGGATCAATCTGCATATTATTTCGCCTGAGCCCATTCAGTATGTGGATCTTTCAACAGAAAAACTGACTGGAGATTTACCAGCCACAAATATTGCCAGGATAAAAATCACAGACCATCCTGATTCTGACGAGAAGGGAAAAATCAAAATACCATCGGTTCTTTTTAATGGAGATAAAATCGGAGTGATAACCGTCGTTGCTCAATCTTTCATCGCTCAGTACAAAGTTGTTTACAGAAATCAGGACAACCTAAACACAATTACCAATATCCATATTCAACCCGAAGCGATGCAACCCATTGAGTTTGAAAAAATGGTTTTTTCAGATCTTGAATTAAGAAAATTCGCAATGGACATTATTCAGAAAAAATCTGAGAAAAATCCGATAAGGGAAGAAAAAAATCTCAAACTAAGCTTTCAGCTCAATAATGTCTATGTAATAAGCGACTATATTTTTTTAGATATGACCATCAAAAACAATTCTAATCTGAGCTATGACATTGAGGATTTGAAATTCTCCTTAGAAGATAAAAAAATCCATAAAGCAACTAATAACCAAAGTGTAGGTCTTACCCCAATTTTACAACTCAATCCTCAAAAACATTTCAGAAAGAATTTCAGAAACATTTATGTTTTCAAAAAATTCACCTACCCGAACTCTAAAGTAATGATGATAAGATTAATTGAAGAACAACTCTCTGGACGCACCATCGAAATGAAAGTTAACTATTCTGAAATTCTTAAAGCCGATACCTTTTAATTTTTTTATTATGGAATACTTAATTGACAATGTGAAAAATCTTTATATCGTTCTATTATTTACAGTGATTGTATTAGTGGTTTTAGATATAATTTTTGAAAAACGAAAAAATAGAAAACTAGAAAGGGAACTTGAAATCTATAAATTGGAATACCAAAAATTGGAAAAACATTTCAGTGAGTTTAAAGATAATGTGTTGAAAAATATTGAAGATGCAAGCTGCTCATACATTATTAAGAACGTCGAAAAAAGAGGAAATGAATTAATTAATCGATTGAATCTGTTGAATGCCAAACTTGTTAAAATACAGGAACATCATAAAAATTTGCAGGAACGGCAACAGAAGCTACACGATAGTTTACTAGATGAACACAAATTACTGAATCAATATTTCGAAAATTATTCTTAATGCAAGAGCAACAACACCAAATAAAGATCTATGGCTTTTTACAAAAAACGGTGTACGCAGTCGTAGCACTCGATTGTGCTTCGCTTTTCTACCTTAATGGCAATGTTCCGGTAGTATCAAACTTGTTGAAGAATTTTTCAAAGCTGAGTTTTATTTACCCACCTATCAATGCCAAATTTGCAACATTGATTCTGATTGGATTAGTGGCTGTCGGAACAAAAGCCAAGAAAAAGAAAGACCTTAATATTAGTAAAGAGATTATTGCTCCTATGATTTTGGGATTGCTGATGATTTTTTCTTCACTGGTTTGGCAGAATGAAGCAGGAAATGAAAAACTTCCAAGAGTGTTTCCCGGATTCAATCTCTATCAGGTAATCTATGCAGTTCTTTCTTTTTTAGGAGCAGTTATACTTCAAATGGGTGCAGACAGTATTTCAAAACTGGTGCAGCAGAAAATGGGAAAAGACCGATGGAATGTTGAAGAAGAATCCTTCGATCAAAATAGAGAATTGGTGAACACTGATACTTCGATTAACATTCCTTATATCTTCAGATATAACAATAAGACTTATGAAGGGTATATTAATATTGATCCTTTTAGAGGAACGATGGTCATCGGAACACCAGGTTCTGGAAAGTCGTTTGGTGTCATCAATCCTGCCATAAGACAAATGATCGCCAAAGGTTTCTGTCTCTGCATCTACGATTTTAAATTTCCTGATCTAGCACAGATTGCATACTACCATTATTTGTTGAAAAAAAGTAAGGAAGCAGACTACGGTTACAATTTCCACGTCATTAATCTGAACGAGGTTGAAAAATCAAAACGAGTCAATCCATTTCATAAGAAGTACATCCAAACTTTAGCAGAAGCCCAGGAAATGGCAGAATCAATGGTTTCATCTTTGCAAAAAGGAGGTTCCAGTTCTGGAGGTGGTTCTGAAGCTTTCTTTACCCAATCTGCGATAAATTTCCTTTCGTCCTGCATTTATTTTTTTGCAACATTCGAAAATGGAAAATATTCTGATTTGCCTCATATTCTTTCCTTTATGAATAGAAGCTATAAAGAAATTTTCGACACGCTTTTTACCAATGAAGAAATTTTCTCTTTGCTGTCACCTTTCAAGACGGCCTATGACAACAAAGCATTTGACCAATTGGAAGGACAAATCGGAACACTCAAAATTTTCCTTTCAAGATTGGCAACTAAAGAAAGTTTTTGGGTGTTTTCAGGAGATGAAGTGGAATTGAAGATAACCGACAGAGATAATCCTTCTATTATTATTCTGGCATCAGACCCGGGAACACAGGATATTAATTCTGCATTGTATTCTTCGGTATTAAACAGGACTTTAAGATTGATCAATTCCAAACACAATTTGCCGGGAGGAATTATCGCAGACGAATTTCCGACGATTTACATTCATAAAATTGATAACATCGTAGCAACTGCAAGAAGCAATAAAGTCGCTGTAATGCTTGGACTTCAGGAAATTCCGCAGCTCAGACAGTTCTACAAAAAAGAAGTTGCTGATACAATTTCTGCCATTGTCGGAAATATTCTTTCCGGATCTGCCAGAGACAAAAATACATTGGATTGGTTGGAAAAACTTTTCGGAAAAATTAAGCAAAAATCATACTCACAATCCATTTCTCAGCAAGGAACAACCACCAGTATCAATGAAAAGATGGATAATATGATTCCGGCAGGTAAAATAGCAGCCTTGAAAACCGGAGAAATGGTAGGAATGATCGCACAGGGAGTAGAAAATGATGCTGAGGAGTACAAAACCTCTGCAGTCAGCGGTAAAATTAATTTGGATAAGAAAACCATTCAAGAAGAAGAAAAAAACTATGTGAAAATGCCCTCATATTACTCCTTTGTGGATAAAAAAGGAGTTAACCGAAAAGAAGAAGTGTTGATGACCAATTTTAGAAAAATCAATAAAGAAGTGGAACTCATTGTAAATGAAAATATAAAAGCTGCATAAAATGAAAAAACTAAAATACATATTTACTTTGATGGCATTGTCCTGCAGTTACTTATCATTTGCGCAATTCAATACGATTACAGCAACAATACAAAAGAAATCTGAAAATCCGAATGTATCAGAAAAATCTAATATCGAAGAAACGGTACAACGAAAGAAGGCTAAGAAATCTTGGAAGCAAGTTTTAAATATCACCACTAAATCAGATTTAAAAAATGAAACCAAAGGTTCGACGAAATGGCTAACGAGTCAAATCGATTCTTTGAAAATGTTGATGAAAGAGTATAGCAGTGTAAAAGAAGTACAAAGAAATGAGTTTCAAAAACTGAAAGATTCTTTGATGTTGCTAACACAGAATAAATTAGAAGAAACAAAGCAAACATCAAAAAAACAAAGCTTTTTCAGCACGTATGATTTGGTTGAAGAACCGGCAGCATATTTTCCAAAAATTGTAATGCCTCTTAAAAACAAGATCACCATTACATCTTCTTATGGGACAAGAACTCATCCTATTTTCGGAACAAAAAAAATGCACAATGGGATTGATTTAAAAGCCAGCTATGAAAATGTCTATTCTGTAATGGATGGAATCGTTACTTCAGCCGGATGGGATTCTAAAGGTGGAGGGAATTACATCAAGGTAAAACATTTTAACCGTTTTGAAACATCTTACCTGCATCTCTCAGAAATATATTATCAAATAGGAGAAAGAGTAAAAGCCGGCTTTATCATTGGAAAAAGCGGGAATACCGGAAACTCCACAGGTCCACATCTGCATTTTTCGGTAAAAGAATTCGGACAAAGCATCAACCCTTCTCATTTTTTAAATGACCTTATTAAAGTAAACAATTTAATAGCAAACCATTATGAACACTAATACTTTACCAACAGACGAACTAAAAAAATACGGAATTATCAATGAAGATCTGTCATTCTCTAAAAAACTAAATGCAGATGATATTCAGAAATTTCTGAAGGGATACACCATTGTGGCGGACAACGACAAAAACAGGGCAACTTTTCAGCTTACGGATAATAATACTCAATTGAAAGTTATCTTTCTAGAAAGAGACAAAAGTATTTCTGAAATTCTTGTAAACAGTAAAAACAAAATTGAATACAGCGAAATTCAAGACATATCAAATCAAAAAGAAGCTGGATTTTCCATTGAGAAAAAAGCTTTCATTTTCGATAAAGAAACCAACAAAATAGTTGAGTTTGATTTTATTAAAAATGCAATAGAATTGACCGCAATTATTGCAGATAAAAAAAACACAGAAGAACTTAACCGTTACAAAGCAGAACTTCTAAAACTTAAATCTTTTCTGCAAGATAAAATTGTTCAGTTCCCAGAAATGGCAAAAGAAATTACGAATGATTTGAATATTGTGTCCAAGGAATTCAATACGGTTGCTGGAATCTCTGAAAAGCAAAATCACTCTCAAAAACAGGAAAAATCAAACGTACAACTGAATGTGAATGACCCCGATGTTTATCAGGATGCCAATCGAATGAGAGAAGAGGAAAGCCAGGAGCAGGACGAGGAAATTCAAAAATCGAGAGGATTCAGAAGATAAATTAAGAACTTGAAAAATGGAAGAGAATCTAACCTGGTTTGATAAGAATATAGTTCCCAGAACGAAGTCTTATAAAAATTTTGTGAAGGAAATCGAAAACACTTCACCTGAACAGTTTTTTCGGGACGGGGAGAGGCTGTTTACTGATAAAGAGAAAAAGTTTATGTCCATTCACCAATCTAAGGGAAGAGAAGTTATCATAGGTTCAAATTTTACATTGAAAACAATTTTTCATTCAAATCCCGATCTCGTTATTAGGGATACATTTAACAATACTGCTGAATTAGTCAGATTTATTGAAAAGCAGCAACTAGCCAATAAACATTTGATTTTGCAAAATAACAGGGCGTCTACTGAAATCTCTATAAGTAGCGAGTCAATAAAGCAGAAATTTCTCTCTGATCTCTGGGCTCAGGAATTGGAGAAAAAAACTGATTTAAGTTCCGGATTGGCCTATACACAAATTGATGAAAAGCAAGCTCATCATTATCGAAATTATGAAGTTGAAGCTGCAAAGTTATCATCAGAAGGGGTTCATGAAATTGAAATGACTGATCTGGAAGAAAATGCAGACTTTTTTTCAGATGAAGGTTTTGAAGAAAATTTAACCCCTGCATCTGACCTTCCGGACGGCTGGACCTGGAACGATTACGAGGATGGAAGTGGTTCGCTGAAGAGTCCAAGCGGTCATAGGTATTACAGCTATGATATGCAAACTCAGGAATATACATTACCGTACGGTCGGCGAGAATGGACAGGTATGAGAGATTTTTATGACGCTCCAAAAAGTTTGAACGAATTCAAAAGCTATGTCGAAAGCGACTTAAAAGCAAAAGCAGTGCAAAATAATCTTTATCCGAAACTTTCCGAAGAGGAAAAAAATGATATTCTCAATTACAGGATCTTTATGAAAGAAAACGAATTCATACTGGGGAACTTGCAGATCACAGCGAACCAAAGAAAAGCTTATTCAGAAAAAATGGAATTCGGAACAACAGATGGAGATTATTCTCTTACAAAGGCACAAATGGACACAATCCCAAATGTTATTGATGGTCATACGCTGTCAAAAAATGACAAATACGAATTGGCTTTCGGCCTATTGGAAAAACAGCTATATGGGGAATCCTACGAATTATTGGATAACGGTGAAATTCTAAAAAATTATCTGGATGAAAATGTTTTTTCAAGACACAGAATATTAACAATGAATGATATAAAATTTAACAATCAAAACCCAAACATTATGGAAACACAGAACGAATATGAACCATCTCAGTATCCGAAATTTCAATTAAAATATCTTGGTTTCGGAGAAGGAGAACAACTGCACAAAGATTTAGAAAATGGGATTAATGCTCCCGAAAAAGAGTTCGAAATTAAAACCACTTCCGACAAAACGATGCCTGGAAATGAAATGGAATTCACATTAAAATTCAATAAGATAGAAAATGGAAGTGTCTTTATGAATTTTTATAATGCTAAACTCACTAAAGAAAATGGCGACGTTATCTCCCATAATTTTCCGGTTAACAGGGTAAATACATTTACAGCTAAAGAAGCAATAAACTTGTTAGAAGGGCGGACAGTTAAAATAGAATTTCACAATCCGAAAACCGAAAAAATAGAACCTGCATTTGCCAAGCTCAATTTTAACGAACCCAAAACTGAAAAAGGAAATTATAATTTCCAGAATTTCTACAAAAATTATGGTGTTGATACGGCTCAGATCGTAGAAAAATCCAAACTGATCTTCGATAAGCCGGAATGGAAGGAAAGTACCATAAAATCTTTGGAAAAAGGAAATATCGTCAAGGTAAAATTTGAATTGGACGATAAAGTGGTAGAAGGCAAAGCGGTGCTGAATCCGCAATACAAAAATCTGAATCTGTATGATTCCGATATGAACAGAATCAACACCAACAAGCCTTTAGAAGGTTTGGAACAAGACAACAGGCACGAAAAAAATAACGTGAAAGAACAAAGTATTAAACGATAGATAAAACGTACAACCAATCATTTATTTCCCAGCGGTAAGTCAAATTAATTAGGCTGCCGCTTTTTTAAACCCTATATCTATGAAAAAACTTTTAATACTACCCAGCTTGTTTTTTCTTTTTGTAAGCACTTCCTGCCACAAAGAAATCAAATCCGAAAAAGGAGGAATCGATGTTGTCTCCAATGTCTATTTTGATGTTTCCAAAAATCTGGACAACATCCAAAGCTTTCATTTGTCAAGCCTTAATTATTCGGGAGATTCCATTATAGAAAGGATTCCGGATGCTGATGCTCCCGAAATAACCCAACAGATTTATTTCATTAAAGATTCATTGTGCTATACCATTGAAAATGAAAATCCCGGCAAAATTATTCTGTCAGACATCATAAAGAAACAAAAGCCTCTTCCTGTTGAAAAGAAAAAAGGAGGAACATTGTTTTCTCAGGAAAAAATCCCCAATTACAGAAACAGAAAAAATCTGAGTGATACGGTTTTGTTTAAGAAAAAATACAAACGATTTGAAATCAACTCACCTTGGATGTATACCCGGTTTTACATTTATCCCACGGATACTATTTTACCGTACTCTATTTACAAACACGCGGAAAAGGACTACCACGGAAGGCTCGAAAGGATTGATTCTTACAATAAAAAGACGGACATATTCGTGACTCTTCAATTAATATCAAGAAAAAACTGGGACAGTGAAACCAAAGAAATTTTTGAATTTAACCACTTCATAAAAAACAGAAAAAAGTGAAAGATGAAGATTTTTTTAATGAGATAAATGATGACATTTCTGTAGTTGAAGGAAATAAAAAGGAACTTATTGTTTTCACAAACAGTAAGGATACGCTTTCATTCTTGGAGCTTCTTCAATTGAACAAGCAAGTCAATAATAGAACATTGATTACCCTTAATTCAGGTTCAAATAGCAAAAAGTTCCTCAATAGATACCAGAATTATGATGGTAAAATGTTTCTTTGTCTTACCGGGGATAGAACGGGAAATGCAATAACCAGGAAAATTCTTACAGAATTTAATGGCAAAAATATCAAAGACGTTCGTCCTTTGTATGAAATTTCTGAAAATGGGAATCAAGACCTGACCGAATATCTACAGAATAAACTCAAGCTTCAAGATAAAAATACTAATTTAGTTGAACCAAAAATTTCTGAAAATGAAAGCAATGCAATTGAATCCGGAAGAACATCCGATTCTCAGCAAGTGGGAAACGGAACACCTGAACAAAACCCTGGAGAACCTAGCCCTAAGATCCAATCCGAGCAAAACGGAAGTTACGGAAGCGGACAAGCAGTGGGCAGCAACAATGCTGGAAATGGACTTGCAAGCGCAGAGCGGAGCAATTTGGGAAACCGAGACCGAGGAAGAGGATCCTATGACGACTCACAACAGAATAATGTTGGAGAGACTCAAGGACGTTCCGTGGGCGGAATCGTACCCGGGAGAACTGTATCCGATAGAAGAAGACCTGATGGAGGACTTTCCGAGATAAGTGAGGAGTCAACAAATAATGTAGAGTTAGATGCTCTTATTTCAAAATATAAAGGGCAAAAACTGAATAATGATCAAGTTGCAGAAGTAGTTTCTGCAGCTTGTTTTGTTTCCGACAATCACAAAATTAATCTGAAGGAAAATCTTAACATCACTTATGACTTAATAGAAATTTGCAGCCAATTCCAAAGTGGCGGGACGGCAAAAGAAGGGAGAGGGATTTTAGACGAATATTATACGCAGGAAAAAATTGTTGATTCAGTTCATAATTTAATTAAAGACCATTTCAAAACTCAAAAAGAGATTTCCGTTTTAGAACCAAGTGTTGGAACTGGAAATTTCATCTATGCTACTCACGGATTATCTGTAAATTCTAAAATTACAGGTTTTGAAATCAACGAGACCACCGCAAAAATTGCTAAAATTCTGCATCCCGAATCTGACATCAATCTTCGTTCGTTTGAAACTGAATTCATTGACGAAAAAGGAAATAAAAAGGACTTTTCTCAGCAATACGATTTGGTAATTGGAAATCCGCCCTATGGTGAACATCGGGGACTTTACAAAGGGTTGGGAGAAGAGCCTAAAATTTCAAAATACGAAGATTATTTCGTTAAACGTTCACTTGACTCTTTAAAACCAAACGGCGTTTTGGCGATGGTTCTTCCATCAGGTTGGCTCAACCGACAAAAGAATTTGCAGAATGCTAGTGTTTTGGAAGGTTTCCGTTTACCCAATGGCGCTTTTGCAGGAACACAAATCGGAACCGACATTATCATTCTAAGAAAAAACACTCAAAATATCTCGACGGATATTTCTAATTATTTTGAAAATAATCCAACAAGAATTTTGGGAGAAACCCGAGAAAAAACCAACCGTTTTGGTCGATTAGAAAAATATATTCACGGTAATTTAGATGAAGCTTTATTTAAGATTGAACAGTTTAAAAATAGGAATGAAACCCAGCGGATCGGAAATCTGTTTGAAGATTTGTTTTTAGAGGAAGAACCTAAAGCTGAAAATAAAGTTCCTGTACCCAAAAAAGGAAGTGCAGAAATCGAAGATTCTACGAGGATTACAAACCAAAATGAAAATGAACTCAATGTAAGAGAAACTCAAGAAAAAATTGACCAGGTACTTTCCAAACTTAATGACATCAAGTTTAAATCTCCCACAATTACGACTGAAATTAGCAAGTATCAAAAACTGCGCGAAGATCTAATCACAAAGCCGAAATCGTTTTCTGATGAAAAATTAAAAGAATTGATTGAAAAAAGTGATAGGATTATTTCTATTTACAATACCAAAAATCAGAACGAGTATAAACTTCAAACAAAACCGGAAATAAAGAAAGGTGTTTTAAAATATCAATTCTCAAAACAGGATGAAATTGTAAATACTTCCTTGCAAAATAGTTCTGATATTACGAAAGAACAAATTGAAGCATTCAGAGATACCTCTTATGACGGCACATTAAATAATCGTGGAAAGCACCATCAGTTTGCGAACTTCATTGATGGAAACTGGGTTCACGATTTTTATTATACTGAAGGAAATATTTACGCAAAACTGGAACAGCTGGAGCGGGATTTTTGCCGAAGTTCGGCTTCCAATTTTTTAATTAATGATAAAATTGGCGCCGGCACTGCCGGTCAATACGAAAAACAAAAAGCATTATTAGAAAATGTACTACCAAAAGCGAAATCGCTAGATGAGATTTATATCAGTCCGAATCACGAGTTCGTACACAAATTTGAGCTAGGTCAAATAGAGAAAGACCAATATAATCATGTTACAAAACGTACCGAATCAGTCATCGTAGATTACAATCTTGCCGAAAGATTCAAAGATTTTCTCGGCACTTTGTCAAGTGAAGCCTTTGCGGGTTCTTCAGCTTGGGAAGTAAAAAGTTTTGTAGATAATGAAACAGTTACAGGAAGCGATAAAGAGAGGAATGCGTTAGTCAGAGAAAGGCGAAAAGCTGCTGCGAATGATTTGTTTTACAAATTTGTCCGGGAGGAACTTTCCGATGATATTAGAAATCGTTTTGTAAAAGACTTTAACCGCAATTACAATAATATATACGTTCCGGATTATTCTAAATTCCCATTATTTTCCAGAATCTATCTGCATTTCAGAGGTCAGGAATTGCGATTGACCGAAGTTCAGAAAGCAGGAATCGGAAGACAGACCACAAAAGGAGTAGGGCTCTTAGCGCACGAAGTTGGTTTTGGAAAAACGCTTTCCGGAATCCTTTCGATGCACGAAGCAATGGAGAGGGGAAATGCTAAAAGACCAATCATCGTAGTTCCCAATGACAGCATTCTGAAACAATGGGTGGAAACCATTTTTGAAACCATTCCCAATGGTAAAGTCAATGTTTTAGGGAATTTGGGGAAAGATTATGACCTTTCAAAATTTGATAATAAAGATGGAGAAATTACCATTGTTACTTATGAGGGTTTCAATAATATTGGATTTTCATCAGAAATTACCGAAGAACTTTCTTCAAAATTCAGTTACATCTCTGCAAACGAAATGAAGGGCATTACCAATACGGAAAGAGACCTCCAAATTGAACTTCAGAAAGAAAAGGAGATTGAGGGAAAAATGAAGCGTGGTAAAATCTATGATTGGGAAGATTTTGGATTCGACCATTTGACCTTCGACGAAGTTCACAATGCCAATCATATTGTAGGAAAAGTAAAAATTGAGGACCGAAGATTTGCTTCCGATTTCAGAAGTCAAAACCAACAGACTTCCAAATTGGGAATCAATACCTGGATGGCAGCTCAGTACATTCAAGACAAAAATGATGGCAGAAATGTAACCTTGCTTTCCGCAACGCCTTTTACCAACAAACCCCTGGAGTATTATTCCATTCTTTCTTTAATAGCAAATAAAAGATTAGAAGAATCGGGGTATTTCAATGTGAATACATTCTTCGAGACCTTTATGGAAGCGGATAATGATATGGAGATTGATGCAAAAGGTGATGTGAAGTTTAAAGCCAATGTTCGGAGATTTAAAAACAATTCGCTGTTTCAACAACTGTTATCTGAATTTATCGATATAAAAGGAGAGGAGGATAACCCTGAATTGATTCGTCCCAACAAAATCAACAAAGAGTATAAAATTGAGCAGAATGATCTGACAAAAGATCAATATGACTTGCTCAATGAAAATTTCAGTGAAACCGAAAAGGGTGCAATTCTAACGCATATTCTCAATGCCCGATTAATTGCGATTTCGCCGTATCTATCACCATACTATGATGATGAAGAACCTTCTGTAAAAGAATTTATAGAAAATTCTCCGAAGTTGAAACAGACGATGGATTTAATAAGGCAGAACAAAAAAGATCTTCCCGAATCCGGACAAATTATTTATTCTGAATTAGCTGTTGCTCAATTTCCAAAACTGAAAGAATATCTCATAACAGAAATTGGTTACAAACCCGAAGAAATCGGAATTATTAATGGAGCGACCAATAAAAATCAAAGGATTTCTATTCAAAATGATTTTAATGAAGGAAAAATAAAAGTAGTTATTGGAAGTGAAGCCATTCAGGAAGGAATGAACCTTCAGGAAAATACAACAGATGTTTATATGCTAACGTTGCCATATAATTTTACTTCTTTGCGACAGGTGGAAGGACGGGCGTGGAGACAGGGAAATAAAAACGAAAATGTGAGAATTAATTTTATGCTGACCAATGACAGTATTGATGTTTTTATGCTTCAAAAACTACAATCTAAACAGGCAAGATATTTAGAAGCTATGAAAAAAGGTGCCGATGTTTTGGACGTATCTGATATTAGCACTCAAGAGCTTAAAACTTCCATCATTACCAATCCCGAAACCCGAGCCAATATTGAAATTGAATTAATGAAAAAAAGGATTGAAAGCGAGAAAAATAAGCATCTCGCAGATAGTGCTTTTGTCTTGAGAAAATACGAAGATGTTTTGAAAGTTCAAGAGTTAGTTACCAAAGCTGAGCATTCATATAATAGAATTGAAGGCTATTCGAAAAATGGCGATGCAAATGCTGAATATTGGGCAACCCAATTACCATCATATCAAAAAACAATTGACCTTCATAAAGTTCAAGTACAAGAAGTAATTGAAAATTTAGCTCAGAAAGGAATAGATGTTACTCAAATTGAATTTCAAACCAAAATGACTGAGGATAAGATTGCGGAACTGGATAAGAAGCTGGAAGAACTTCCAGCAGTTAGAGAAAGTCTAGTAGTTCAATATAAAATTGAAAAGGCGGAACAGTTGAAAATTAATGAGCATAAAGATTATGTAAAAGAGAGGACGATTGAAAATAGTGTTCTGTATAATGCTTTTCTGAAAGTAAAGTCTATTAATGATGTTGAATTTAAAAATTCTTTAGATAAATCACTAAATCAAATTGAAGAAATAAATTTGAAAGATGTACCAGCTGTAATCAGAAAAAGATAAATGAAATATTTTAATTTATACCTAACTCAAGACTGTCATAAAATACAGTATACTACATCCAATAATGATGCAACGGATTTAGCTAATAACAAACATAATTAGTAGATAGATGCTTATTAGTGAGTATAAAGGGCAATACGGATTTGATATTCTGCTTATAATGCAATGTTTAAGATTCAAAGTACATATTATAGCAATTAAAGAAATAATTTCATAATTTTGTTGTGTTGAAAACTTTTAGTAAACATATCAGCTTTATTATCTTACTATGTTTGGGCTTTTTTCTAATTCCAACCATAGGCTATGCTTGTGCAAAAAAAACAGCTAATACAGAACAAAAAAGCTGCTCTAAAGATCAATCTTCAAAAGCAGAACATAAAAGCAGTTGTAAGGATAAGTCCTGTAATAAGTGCAACGATGGTCACGACTGCAACGGTAAGTGTAAACACGGCTCTTGCAAATGTAGCACTTCTTCATCTTCATTAAGTTTACCTATACTGGTAGATATAAAAACAGAAAACCACTTTGCGGAAATTAAAACGCAAAAATTCGGTTTCAAACAAGCCTATTATTCTTCGGGTTACCATTCCTTTTGGCAACCGCCTAAAATAGGTTAAAACGATGGCTTGTAAGCCACAGTTATGTCTTGTCGAAAGCTAATATTAGTTTTCGTAAACTCTCTATTCCTTAATAATTTAAAAAAATTCAGAATGAAATCAATATCAAAAATATTGATGGTAATCATCGTATTACTATCAGCCGTAAATAGTTTTGCCCAAATCAAAAATGCAAAAACAGAAACCGTAAAAATATATGGCAATTGTGAAATGTGTAAAACAACCATAGAAAAAGCGGGAAATTTAAAAGACGTAG encodes:
- a CDS encoding Eco57I restriction-modification methylase domain-containing protein, with the translated sequence MKDEDFFNEINDDISVVEGNKKELIVFTNSKDTLSFLELLQLNKQVNNRTLITLNSGSNSKKFLNRYQNYDGKMFLCLTGDRTGNAITRKILTEFNGKNIKDVRPLYEISENGNQDLTEYLQNKLKLQDKNTNLVEPKISENESNAIESGRTSDSQQVGNGTPEQNPGEPSPKIQSEQNGSYGSGQAVGSNNAGNGLASAERSNLGNRDRGRGSYDDSQQNNVGETQGRSVGGIVPGRTVSDRRRPDGGLSEISEESTNNVELDALISKYKGQKLNNDQVAEVVSAACFVSDNHKINLKENLNITYDLIEICSQFQSGGTAKEGRGILDEYYTQEKIVDSVHNLIKDHFKTQKEISVLEPSVGTGNFIYATHGLSVNSKITGFEINETTAKIAKILHPESDINLRSFETEFIDEKGNKKDFSQQYDLVIGNPPYGEHRGLYKGLGEEPKISKYEDYFVKRSLDSLKPNGVLAMVLPSGWLNRQKNLQNASVLEGFRLPNGAFAGTQIGTDIIILRKNTQNISTDISNYFENNPTRILGETREKTNRFGRLEKYIHGNLDEALFKIEQFKNRNETQRIGNLFEDLFLEEEPKAENKVPVPKKGSAEIEDSTRITNQNENELNVRETQEKIDQVLSKLNDIKFKSPTITTEISKYQKLREDLITKPKSFSDEKLKELIEKSDRIISIYNTKNQNEYKLQTKPEIKKGVLKYQFSKQDEIVNTSLQNSSDITKEQIEAFRDTSYDGTLNNRGKHHQFANFIDGNWVHDFYYTEGNIYAKLEQLERDFCRSSASNFLINDKIGAGTAGQYEKQKALLENVLPKAKSLDEIYISPNHEFVHKFELGQIEKDQYNHVTKRTESVIVDYNLAERFKDFLGTLSSEAFAGSSAWEVKSFVDNETVTGSDKERNALVRERRKAAANDLFYKFVREELSDDIRNRFVKDFNRNYNNIYVPDYSKFPLFSRIYLHFRGQELRLTEVQKAGIGRQTTKGVGLLAHEVGFGKTLSGILSMHEAMERGNAKRPIIVVPNDSILKQWVETIFETIPNGKVNVLGNLGKDYDLSKFDNKDGEITIVTYEGFNNIGFSSEITEELSSKFSYISANEMKGITNTERDLQIELQKEKEIEGKMKRGKIYDWEDFGFDHLTFDEVHNANHIVGKVKIEDRRFASDFRSQNQQTSKLGINTWMAAQYIQDKNDGRNVTLLSATPFTNKPLEYYSILSLIANKRLEESGYFNVNTFFETFMEADNDMEIDAKGDVKFKANVRRFKNNSLFQQLLSEFIDIKGEEDNPELIRPNKINKEYKIEQNDLTKDQYDLLNENFSETEKGAILTHILNARLIAISPYLSPYYDDEEPSVKEFIENSPKLKQTMDLIRQNKKDLPESGQIIYSELAVAQFPKLKEYLITEIGYKPEEIGIINGATNKNQRISIQNDFNEGKIKVVIGSEAIQEGMNLQENTTDVYMLTLPYNFTSLRQVEGRAWRQGNKNENVRINFMLTNDSIDVFMLQKLQSKQARYLEAMKKGADVLDVSDISTQELKTSIITNPETRANIEIELMKKRIESEKNKHLADSAFVLRKYEDVLKVQELVTKAEHSYNRIEGYSKNGDANAEYWATQLPSYQKTIDLHKVQVQEVIENLAQKGIDVTQIEFQTKMTEDKIAELDKKLEELPAVRESLVVQYKIEKAEQLKINEHKDYVKERTIENSVLYNAFLKVKSINDVEFKNSLDKSLNQIEEINLKDVPAVIRKR